From Pseudarthrobacter equi, a single genomic window includes:
- the murA gene encoding UDP-N-acetylglucosamine 1-carboxyvinyltransferase gives MSSVLTIRGGVPLTGRVTVRGAKNLVPKAMVAALLGNEPSVLRNVPEIKDVEVVTSLLQLHGVTVEKDPVSGDLTLDPKAAKTASSTAIDAHAGDSRIPILLCGPLIHAIGEAFIPDLGGCKIGDRPIDYHLDVLRQFGAVVEKRPGGIHISAPKGLHGAKISLPYPSVGATEQVLLSATRAEGITELSGAATEPEIIDLIAVLQKMGAIISVQTDRTIRIEGVRDLGGYNHRALSDRNESASWASAALVTRGDIFVEGASQRDMMTFLNTYRKVGGGMDIGEDGIRFYHPGGKLNPLVLETDVHPGFMTDWQQPLVVALTQAEGVSIVHETVYENRFGFTDALIRMGASIQVHRECLGSVPCRFGQRNFLHSAVISGPTQLKGTDIDVPDLRGGFSHLIAALAATGVSRVTGIDIINRGYERFTEKLAGLGADFDITAAK, from the coding sequence ATGAGTAGTGTTCTGACAATCCGCGGCGGAGTCCCGCTTACTGGCCGCGTCACCGTCCGGGGGGCCAAGAACCTTGTCCCCAAGGCAATGGTGGCGGCGTTGCTGGGCAACGAACCGTCGGTGTTGCGGAACGTTCCGGAGATCAAGGACGTGGAGGTTGTCACCTCCCTCCTGCAGCTCCACGGCGTGACGGTGGAGAAGGACCCGGTCAGCGGGGACCTTACCCTTGATCCGAAGGCAGCAAAGACGGCGTCCAGCACGGCCATCGATGCCCACGCCGGGGACTCCAGGATCCCCATCCTGCTGTGCGGCCCCTTGATCCACGCCATTGGCGAAGCTTTCATCCCGGATCTTGGCGGCTGCAAGATCGGCGACCGCCCCATCGACTACCACCTGGACGTGCTCCGCCAGTTCGGCGCCGTGGTGGAAAAGCGCCCGGGCGGGATCCATATTTCTGCCCCCAAGGGCCTGCACGGCGCCAAGATCTCCCTGCCGTACCCGTCCGTGGGCGCCACCGAGCAGGTCCTGCTCAGCGCCACCCGCGCCGAGGGCATCACCGAACTGAGCGGTGCCGCCACGGAGCCGGAGATCATCGACCTCATCGCCGTGCTGCAGAAGATGGGCGCGATCATCAGCGTCCAGACTGACCGCACCATCCGCATCGAGGGCGTCCGCGACCTCGGCGGCTACAACCACCGTGCCCTCTCCGACCGCAATGAGTCGGCGTCCTGGGCGTCCGCTGCCCTGGTCACGCGCGGCGACATCTTCGTCGAGGGTGCTTCCCAGCGCGACATGATGACCTTCCTGAACACCTACCGCAAGGTGGGCGGCGGTATGGACATCGGCGAGGACGGCATCCGGTTCTACCACCCCGGCGGGAAGCTCAACCCACTGGTGCTTGAGACCGACGTACACCCCGGATTCATGACCGACTGGCAGCAGCCGCTGGTGGTGGCGCTGACCCAGGCCGAGGGCGTCTCGATCGTCCACGAGACGGTCTACGAGAACCGCTTCGGCTTTACCGACGCACTCATCCGGATGGGCGCCAGCATCCAGGTGCACCGCGAATGCCTGGGCAGCGTTCCCTGCCGGTTCGGGCAGCGCAACTTCCTGCACTCGGCGGTCATCTCCGGGCCCACCCAGCTCAAGGGCACCGACATTGACGTGCCGGACCTGCGCGGCGGGTTCAGCCACCTCATTGCCGCACTGGCCGCCACCGGCGTCTCGCGGGTGACGGGCATCGACATCATCAACCGCGGCTACGAGCGCTTCACGGAGAAGCTGGCCGGGCTGGGTGCCGATTTCGACATCACTGCCGCGAAGTAG
- the leuD gene encoding 3-isopropylmalate dehydratase small subunit, protein MEKFTKHTGIGVPLRQSNVDTDQIIPAVYLKRITRTGFEDALFSAWRKDSSFILNQEPFNAGSVLVAGPDFGTGSSREHAVWALKDYGFKAVLSSRFADIFRGNSGKQGLLAAQVAQDDIELIWKELENAPGTQVTVDLESKTVVCGNIVAPFEIDDYTRWRLLEGLDDIGLTLQHEAEITAYEATRPSFKPKTLPAKVS, encoded by the coding sequence ATGGAAAAGTTCACCAAGCACACCGGCATCGGCGTCCCGCTGCGCCAGAGCAACGTCGACACGGACCAGATCATCCCCGCGGTGTACCTCAAGCGCATCACCCGCACCGGCTTCGAGGACGCCCTGTTCTCGGCCTGGCGCAAGGACTCCTCCTTCATCCTCAACCAGGAGCCCTTCAACGCCGGCTCCGTCCTGGTGGCCGGGCCCGACTTCGGCACCGGTTCCTCCCGCGAGCATGCGGTGTGGGCACTGAAGGACTACGGCTTCAAGGCGGTGCTCTCCTCCCGGTTCGCCGACATCTTCCGCGGCAACTCGGGCAAGCAGGGACTGCTTGCCGCCCAGGTGGCCCAGGACGACATCGAGTTGATCTGGAAGGAACTGGAAAACGCGCCGGGAACCCAGGTGACCGTTGACCTGGAGTCGAAGACTGTAGTGTGCGGCAACATCGTGGCCCCCTTCGAGATTGACGACTACACTCGCTGGCGCCTGCTCGAAGGCCTGGACGACATCGGACTCACCCTGCAGCATGAGGCCGAAATCACCGCCTACGAGGCCACCCGGCCCTCGTTCAAGCCCAAGACCCTGCCTGCCAAGGTTTCCTAG
- the leuC gene encoding 3-isopropylmalate dehydratase large subunit, with the protein MAKTLAEKVWDAHVVRKGDGVGANAQPDLLFIDLHLVHEVTSPQAFEGLRLAGRPLRRPDLTIATEDHNTPTLDIDKPIADLTSRTQIQTLRNNCAEFGVRLHSLGDAEQGIVHVVGPQLGLTQPGMTVVCGDSHTSTHGAFGALAMGIGTSEVEHVMATQTLSLKPFKTMAINVEGTLRSGVTAKDIILAVIAKIGTGGGQGYVLEYRGSAIRALSMDARMTICNMSIEAGARAGMVAPDETTYAYMLGRPHAPEGADWDAAVEYWNTLKTDDDATFDVEVDLDADTLEPFVTWGTNPGQGVSLSQAVPSPEDFGDENAKAAAERALQYMGLEAGTPMKDIRVDTVFLGSCTNSRIEDLRAAADIIRGREKDPKVRMLVVPGSARVRLEAEAEGLDRVFKDFGAEWRFAGCSMCLGMNPDQLEPGERCASTSNRNFEGRQGKGGRTHLVSPVVAAATAVRGTLSSPSDLDPAPESAAIRTDAA; encoded by the coding sequence CATTGGCCGAGAAAGTCTGGGACGCGCACGTGGTGCGCAAAGGCGACGGCGTAGGTGCCAACGCCCAGCCCGACCTTCTCTTCATCGACCTTCACCTGGTCCACGAGGTCACGTCCCCGCAGGCATTCGAGGGCCTGCGCCTGGCAGGCCGCCCGCTGCGCCGCCCGGACCTGACCATCGCCACGGAGGACCACAACACTCCCACGCTGGACATCGACAAGCCTATCGCCGACCTCACCAGCCGGACCCAGATCCAGACGCTGCGCAACAACTGCGCCGAGTTCGGCGTCCGCCTGCACAGCCTCGGTGACGCCGAACAGGGCATCGTCCACGTGGTGGGTCCGCAGCTGGGCCTCACCCAGCCAGGCATGACGGTGGTCTGCGGCGACTCGCACACCTCCACGCACGGCGCCTTCGGCGCGCTGGCCATGGGCATCGGCACGTCCGAGGTGGAGCACGTCATGGCTACCCAGACCCTGTCCCTGAAGCCGTTCAAGACCATGGCCATCAACGTTGAGGGCACGCTGCGCTCCGGCGTCACGGCCAAGGACATCATCCTGGCGGTCATCGCCAAGATCGGTACCGGCGGTGGCCAGGGCTACGTCCTGGAATACCGCGGATCGGCCATCCGTGCCCTGTCCATGGATGCCCGCATGACCATCTGCAACATGTCCATCGAAGCCGGCGCCCGCGCCGGCATGGTGGCGCCGGACGAGACCACCTACGCCTACATGCTGGGCCGCCCGCACGCTCCCGAAGGCGCTGACTGGGATGCCGCCGTCGAGTACTGGAACACGCTCAAGACCGACGACGACGCCACCTTCGACGTCGAAGTGGACCTGGACGCCGACACGCTGGAGCCATTCGTCACCTGGGGCACCAACCCCGGCCAGGGCGTGTCCCTGTCCCAGGCCGTTCCGTCCCCCGAGGACTTCGGCGACGAAAACGCCAAGGCCGCCGCCGAACGCGCCCTGCAGTACATGGGGCTGGAAGCCGGCACGCCGATGAAGGACATCCGGGTGGACACCGTGTTCCTCGGTTCCTGCACCAACTCCCGCATCGAGGATCTCCGTGCCGCCGCGGACATCATCCGCGGCCGCGAAAAGGACCCGAAGGTCCGCATGCTCGTGGTGCCGGGCTCTGCCCGCGTCCGCCTCGAAGCGGAGGCTGAAGGCCTGGACCGGGTGTTCAAGGACTTCGGTGCCGAATGGCGCTTCGCCGGCTGCTCCATGTGCCTGGGCATGAACCCTGACCAGCTGGAACCGGGGGAGCGCTGCGCCTCCACCTCGAACCGCAACTTCGAGGGCCGCCAGGGCAAGGGCGGCCGCACCCACCTGGTGTCCCCTGTGGTGGCAGCGGCCACGGCCGTCCGCGGCACGCTCAGCTCGCCGTCGGACCTTGATCCTGCCCCCGAATCCGCCGCCATCCGCACCGACGCAGCCTAG